A genomic region of Leptolyngbya sp. FACHB-261 contains the following coding sequences:
- a CDS encoding tetratricopeptide repeat protein, with protein sequence MKFTFRPSLLAPALSILLLGFSVRLVVAQLPASNASAGCQTLKPAHLNTANDFIGMGHFQEDCQKDSQAAVSSFTQAIQLNPTAEEPYYHRANAYAAVGNYQAAVADYTEVIRQNTGRFGFSSPAYWNRARAYEKLGEEQKAISDLDQLIGDSSSNADEYFFRGNMYRELGNKESAIADYKAAEKLFRDYLDGVYGSGHMDPMNQEKLDKVRNELSRLGVNTSMPQITTGRILQSIARIEVERALKLASFEPQHPTAQSFDAQLQDLYQQLSGAQPQPYQGVVENLISNAAYEKMESLEAERAQLLEKFTPSHPAISLVDSQKNQLETLIRRNKV encoded by the coding sequence ATGAAATTCACCTTCAGACCTTCCTTGCTCGCTCCTGCCCTGTCGATTTTGCTGCTAGGTTTTTCGGTGCGATTAGTCGTTGCACAACTACCAGCTTCTAATGCCTCTGCTGGCTGTCAAACTCTTAAGCCAGCACATCTTAACACAGCAAACGATTTCATCGGCATGGGACACTTTCAAGAGGACTGCCAAAAAGACTCTCAAGCTGCGGTTTCTTCTTTCACACAAGCAATTCAGCTCAATCCCACAGCTGAAGAACCCTACTATCATCGGGCAAATGCTTACGCTGCAGTTGGAAATTATCAAGCCGCAGTGGCAGACTATACTGAAGTTATTAGGCAAAATACAGGTAGATTCGGTTTTAGTAGTCCTGCATATTGGAACAGAGCTAGAGCTTATGAAAAATTAGGCGAAGAACAGAAAGCAATTTCAGATTTGGATCAATTAATCGGTGATAGTAGTTCCAACGCTGACGAGTACTTTTTTAGAGGTAATATGTACCGGGAGCTAGGGAATAAAGAAAGTGCAATCGCCGATTACAAAGCAGCAGAAAAACTCTTTCGGGACTATTTAGATGGAGTTTACGGTAGTGGTCATATGGATCCCATGAATCAAGAAAAACTGGATAAAGTCAGAAATGAATTATCCCGCCTGGGAGTAAATACTTCAATGCCACAGATTACGACTGGTCGTATTTTGCAATCAATCGCCAGAATAGAAGTCGAGCGAGCCTTAAAATTAGCAAGCTTTGAACCTCAACATCCAACGGCTCAGAGTTTTGATGCTCAACTTCAGGATTTGTATCAACAATTGTCCGGAGCACAACCGCAACCCTATCAAGGAGTAGTAGAAAACCTGATATCAAATGCTGCATATGAAAAAATGGAAAGTCTTGAGGCCGAGCGAGCTCAACTCCTAGAAAAGTTTACTCCAAGCCATCCAGCAATATCATTAGTTGATAGCCAGAAAAATCAATTAGAAACCTTAATTCGCCGCAACAAGGTATAG
- a CDS encoding eIF2A-related protein yields the protein MNNNFSYKVGGSLAEDAPSYVIRQADSDLYNELKAGNFCYIFNSRQMGKTSLQVRTIKRLQAEGIACTTIDISGRVSKDINPEQWYAGIVYTLAASFEIANPSEFIRTWWKENCELSPIQRLDVFIEKFLLEKIQSKIVIFIDEIDSILSLQFKGDDFFAWIRSCYEKRNLNSEFNRITFVLLGVATPSDLIADKVRTPFNIGCAVQLDGFQIQETFPLASGLKGIENPQAILQEVLAWTGGQPLLTQKVCDLLVTPQNLIHYHSLKAKGEITEAEWVENVVRQQIIENWESQDEPPHLRTIKDRILMSRHNTGALLGLYRKILQLGQIPASDSPEQIELRLSGLVVERQGYLRVYNRIYATIFDLNWVEKALADLRPYSEALSGWFASGCQDNSRLLRGKALEDAKKWMANKSLNQQDYQFLTASQEFEKQEIATALSLQEEESRILALANDTLTAAQHQARRQVRIGGGVLICSLIGAAIAFISATNQLQEAQEGTRLEQAGVAALRQFETKQIESLVTAVDAGQKLKKLVKDGRSIEKYPATSPVLALQTILDDIHETKQFVAHQDDITTVNWSHDGQYIITASNDKTARVWNLSGKLITDLRGHQEGVFIASFNPDDKHILTASNGLDRTVRIWDFSGKQLAILKHQEDVTDASFSPDGKRVITTSLKPPTATIINGETVVSASTEKSVRVWDLSGNLLLQLKNRVNSASFSPDSKYILTASDDKTARIWDTSGKLLRTFTGHSMAVNSANWSPNGKYILTNSDDSYVWDLSGKQIARFKVDDKWATTQTGFSPDSQHIFVATPHKTYIRDLSGRLIREIKNEKVLNSDAGFSPNGKRFFTTDDTIKVWDIRDAAVKTWDLSGDLLTELTGNQRSPRWSPDGRYIVTFGQDRMVRIWDLSDRTPVTIKSKDGVMGASWSPDGKYIVTPTQESVLIWDSYGKQLARFQGHSDLVSSANFSPDGKLIVTASSDKTARVWNTSGEQLLLLPEHENGIEYAAFSPNGKYILTTTYGDSNSKTRIWSKSGKLLTTFKARGINWSPNSKYIMATFDYDGKNYSSLWSISGEKIVDFKGSKNSYLGASFSRDGEHIVTTDGDTLSIWNTSGQKISEFKANQEIYSPSFSPDGKLIITTSPDNRVIIWDTSGRQLVEIPHQDMVALAKFSPDGKRIVTTSGDKVFRIWDISGKLLAQFKHSSVFTSPVNFSPDGKYILAQIAGQFSHNNEVLIWPVDELDGLLARGCHWLKDYLDTQPQVRERLKVCRAGSL from the coding sequence ATGAACAATAATTTTTCATACAAAGTTGGCGGAAGCCTAGCAGAAGATGCTCCTAGTTACGTAATTAGGCAGGCAGATTCTGATCTTTACAACGAATTGAAAGCTGGGAACTTTTGTTATATCTTTAACTCTCGCCAGATGGGCAAAACTAGCTTGCAAGTCCGCACAATCAAACGACTGCAAGCAGAAGGAATCGCTTGTACTACAATTGATATTTCTGGACGCGTTAGTAAAGACATAAACCCGGAACAGTGGTATGCGGGTATTGTTTACACCTTAGCTGCAAGTTTTGAAATAGCTAATCCCAGTGAATTTATTAGAACGTGGTGGAAAGAGAACTGCGAATTATCGCCTATACAACGTTTAGACGTATTTATTGAAAAGTTCTTGCTAGAAAAAATTCAAAGTAAGATAGTCATTTTTATTGACGAGATTGATAGTATTTTAAGCTTGCAGTTTAAAGGTGACGATTTTTTTGCCTGGATTAGAAGTTGCTATGAAAAACGTAATCTTAATAGCGAGTTCAATAGAATCACTTTTGTCCTTCTTGGCGTAGCAACACCTAGTGATTTAATCGCAGATAAAGTACGAACACCCTTTAATATTGGCTGTGCAGTCCAACTCGATGGTTTTCAAATCCAGGAAACTTTCCCTTTAGCATCAGGCCTAAAAGGAATTGAAAATCCACAAGCTATTTTGCAAGAAGTTTTGGCATGGACTGGGGGACAACCCTTACTTACACAAAAAGTATGCGATTTGTTAGTAACTCCCCAAAATCTTATCCATTATCACTCGCTAAAAGCAAAGGGAGAAATTACAGAAGCCGAATGGGTGGAGAATGTTGTCAGACAGCAAATCATCGAAAACTGGGAGTCACAAGACGAACCCCCCCATTTAAGAACCATCAAAGATAGAATCTTGATGAGCAGGCATAATACAGGTGCGTTGCTTGGCTTGTATCGGAAAATTTTACAATTAGGACAAATCCCCGCTTCTGATAGCCCAGAACAAATAGAATTACGGCTATCTGGATTAGTCGTAGAACGACAGGGATACTTAAGAGTTTATAACCGTATTTATGCAACAATTTTTGATTTAAATTGGGTAGAAAAAGCACTCGCCGATCTAAGGCCTTACTCAGAAGCATTATCAGGCTGGTTTGCTTCAGGCTGTCAAGATAATTCTAGATTGCTGCGTGGTAAAGCATTAGAAGATGCAAAAAAATGGATGGCTAATAAAAGCCTGAATCAGCAAGACTACCAGTTTTTAACGGCTAGCCAAGAATTTGAAAAGCAAGAAATAGCTACAGCATTATCTCTTCAAGAAGAAGAAAGTCGCATTTTAGCGCTAGCTAATGATACTTTAACCGCAGCCCAGCATCAGGCCAGACGGCAAGTTCGTATTGGTGGTGGCGTTCTTATTTGTTCTCTTATTGGAGCAGCGATTGCTTTTATATCTGCAACTAATCAGTTACAAGAAGCTCAAGAAGGTACAAGATTAGAACAAGCAGGAGTAGCAGCCCTACGGCAGTTTGAAACAAAACAAATTGAATCTTTAGTCACAGCGGTAGATGCAGGGCAAAAGTTAAAAAAGCTTGTAAAAGATGGACGTTCTATAGAAAAATATCCTGCAACAAGTCCAGTTTTAGCTTTGCAAACAATTCTCGATGATATTCATGAAACAAAGCAATTTGTTGCTCATCAAGACGATATTACAACGGTGAACTGGAGCCACGATGGCCAGTACATCATCACCGCTTCTAATGATAAAACTGCTCGTGTCTGGAACTTGTCAGGTAAGCTGATAACCGACCTAAGAGGACACCAAGAGGGAGTTTTTATTGCTAGCTTTAATCCGGATGATAAACATATTCTCACTGCATCAAATGGTTTAGATAGAACAGTTCGTATTTGGGATTTTTCTGGGAAGCAATTAGCGATACTTAAACATCAAGAAGATGTAACTGATGCCAGTTTTAGTCCAGATGGAAAACGTGTAATCACTACCTCCTTGAAACCGCCTACTGCAACGATTATAAATGGAGAAACTGTGGTTAGTGCCTCTACTGAAAAAAGCGTTCGCGTATGGGATTTGTCTGGCAACTTATTGCTGCAACTTAAAAATAGAGTTAATAGTGCCAGTTTTAGCCCGGACAGTAAATATATTCTTACCGCTTCTGATGACAAGACTGCCCGTATTTGGGATACATCGGGCAAACTATTGCGAACATTCACAGGACATTCAATGGCCGTTAACAGTGCTAATTGGAGTCCGAATGGGAAATATATTCTAACTAACTCTGATGATTCCTATGTTTGGGATCTTTCAGGTAAGCAAATTGCACGATTCAAAGTAGATGATAAGTGGGCAACGACTCAGACTGGTTTTAGTCCCGATAGCCAGCATATCTTTGTAGCAACGCCCCACAAAACTTACATTAGGGATTTATCTGGCAGGCTGATTAGAGAAATAAAAAATGAGAAGGTACTAAATAGTGATGCAGGATTTAGTCCAAATGGCAAGAGGTTTTTTACAACTGATGACACTATAAAAGTGTGGGATATAAGAGACGCAGCTGTGAAAACATGGGATCTATCAGGTGATCTACTCACCGAACTGACAGGCAATCAAAGGAGCCCCCGCTGGAGTCCCGATGGTAGATATATTGTCACTTTTGGACAAGATCGAATGGTTCGTATCTGGGACTTATCTGACAGAACACCAGTAACTATCAAATCAAAAGACGGTGTTATGGGAGCAAGCTGGAGTCCCGATGGTAAATATATTGTTACCCCAACTCAGGAATCCGTACTGATTTGGGATAGTTATGGTAAGCAGTTGGCAAGATTTCAAGGACATTCAGATCTTGTTAGTAGTGCTAATTTTAGTCCAGATGGAAAACTAATTGTCACAGCCTCAAGTGATAAAACTGCTCGTGTCTGGAATACATCCGGAGAACAGTTGTTATTGCTTCCTGAACATGAAAATGGAATAGAATATGCTGCTTTTAGTCCAAACGGCAAGTATATTCTAACGACGACCTATGGTGACAGTAATAGCAAAACTAGAATTTGGTCGAAGTCGGGCAAGTTATTAACTACATTCAAAGCTAGAGGAATTAATTGGAGTCCTAATAGCAAATATATTATGGCTACGTTTGATTATGACGGCAAAAACTACTCTAGCTTGTGGAGCATTTCGGGTGAAAAAATAGTAGATTTTAAAGGAAGTAAAAATAGCTATCTTGGTGCCAGCTTCAGCCGAGATGGAGAGCATATTGTTACGACTGACGGAGATACGTTATCCATTTGGAATACATCTGGTCAAAAAATATCAGAATTTAAAGCGAACCAAGAGATTTATAGCCCTAGCTTTAGTCCAGATGGAAAACTAATTATTACTACTTCCCCAGATAACAGGGTGATCATTTGGGATACTTCCGGCAGACAATTGGTTGAAATACCTCATCAAGATATGGTTGCGCTTGCTAAATTTAGTCCAGATGGGAAGCGTATTGTCACGACTTCAGGCGATAAAGTTTTTCGGATTTGGGATATATCAGGTAAGCTACTAGCACAATTTAAGCATTCATCTGTATTTACATCACCAGTAAATTTCAGCCCAGATGGAAAATATATTCTTGCGCAGATAGCTGGTCAATTCTCTCATAATAATGAGGTGCTGATTTGGCCTGTTGACGAATTAGATGGGTTACTGGCACGAGGCTGCCACTGGCTAAAAGATTACCTGGACACTCAACCTCAAGTACGAGAAAGATTAAAAGTTTGTCGCGCAGGATCTCTATAG
- a CDS encoding aminotransferase class IV, with protein MGLLVNQDGVISPTATVSVLDRGFLYGDSVYEVVRTLAGKPFGLQEHLDRLRQSAAYLYLDVPWSDDHIGTEVARTLEQAANPESYVRIVVTRGAEEEISLLPGAKLQPSLIIVVRPISPEAVLPAQGIHLRLVPRQRVDRLALNPAAKTGNYLNNILALLEAQQSGADDALLLNTRGELTEATTSNLWLVSQGVVRTPTVEAGILHGITRHFLLQVLREQGIPHEETELRPEDLWTAEEAFLSSSVRLLMPVAQIDDYPLPKCPGPLTRTLWEGLLTLMRNAVSER; from the coding sequence GTGGGTTTGCTGGTCAATCAGGATGGGGTCATCAGCCCCACAGCAACGGTGTCTGTCCTGGATCGGGGTTTTCTTTATGGGGACAGCGTTTATGAGGTGGTACGCACCCTAGCTGGTAAACCCTTTGGCCTCCAAGAGCATCTCGACCGTCTGCGTCAGTCAGCCGCCTATCTATATCTCGATGTCCCCTGGAGCGACGACCACATTGGTACAGAAGTAGCCCGGACCCTAGAACAGGCTGCTAACCCTGAATCCTACGTGCGCATCGTGGTCACGCGTGGGGCTGAGGAGGAAATTAGTTTACTCCCTGGCGCTAAGCTTCAGCCTAGTCTGATCATTGTTGTGCGACCGATCAGCCCTGAAGCTGTCTTGCCTGCGCAGGGAATCCATCTGCGGCTTGTACCACGCCAACGGGTTGATCGTCTGGCCCTTAATCCAGCGGCTAAAACGGGCAACTACCTCAACAACATCTTGGCCTTACTCGAAGCTCAGCAGAGTGGGGCTGACGATGCGCTGTTGCTCAATACCAGGGGTGAACTGACTGAAGCGACTACCAGCAATCTCTGGCTGGTGAGTCAGGGTGTGGTGCGTACGCCAACTGTGGAAGCTGGCATTCTGCATGGCATCACCCGTCACTTTCTCTTGCAAGTGCTGCGCGAGCAGGGCATCCCTCATGAGGAAACTGAGCTGAGGCCAGAGGACCTCTGGACAGCAGAAGAGGCATTTCTCAGCTCCTCCGTGCGCCTGCTGATGCCCGTCGCTCAAATCGACGACTACCCGCTGCCCAAATGCCCAGGCCCGCTAACTCGCACGCTCTGGGAAGGACTGCTGACCCTAATGCGAAACGCCGTGTCTGAAAGGTGA
- a CDS encoding isopenicillin N synthase family oxygenase: MTAQTIPVLNLQAFKAGSDSRAHFVTALGEALRDTGFFAVTQHGVNSELIRSAYQAAQAFFELPEVVKRKYERPELNGQRGFTRFGREHAKDHPVPDLKEFWHVGREDSTVYPANLWPNEISTFQVTLSELYRQLEGCAQALLAACSLYLEESQNFLPALAEEGNSILRIIHYPSIPPDAHPLSLRAAPHEDINLLTLLCEATEEGLELLQRDGSWLAIPALPGQIIVDAGDMLQQLTNGLLKSTTHRVTNPTGLRERRFSMPFFIHPRPEVDLTPLPQCVAATGGQAKFPQITAGQYLEKRLREIGLAPQI; the protein is encoded by the coding sequence ATGACCGCTCAAACCATCCCCGTTCTGAATTTGCAAGCTTTCAAGGCCGGTAGTGACAGCCGAGCCCACTTCGTGACAGCCCTAGGCGAGGCTTTGCGAGACACCGGCTTCTTTGCAGTGACTCAGCATGGAGTTAACTCGGAGCTGATTCGCTCGGCCTATCAAGCGGCTCAAGCCTTCTTTGAGTTGCCAGAAGTTGTCAAGCGAAAATACGAGCGGCCCGAACTAAACGGTCAGAGAGGGTTTACTCGCTTTGGGCGAGAACATGCCAAAGATCACCCTGTCCCCGACCTTAAAGAGTTCTGGCACGTGGGTCGAGAGGATTCTACGGTTTATCCAGCTAACCTCTGGCCTAACGAGATATCGACCTTCCAGGTGACCTTGAGTGAACTCTACCGTCAACTGGAGGGCTGTGCCCAAGCCCTGCTTGCTGCTTGTTCGCTCTACTTAGAGGAATCCCAGAACTTCTTGCCAGCCTTGGCTGAGGAGGGAAACAGCATTTTGCGCATCATTCACTATCCGTCCATTCCTCCAGATGCCCATCCTTTGAGCCTGCGGGCTGCTCCGCATGAGGACATTAATCTGCTCACCCTGCTTTGTGAGGCAACAGAAGAGGGTCTAGAACTTCTGCAACGAGATGGCAGTTGGCTGGCGATTCCGGCGCTACCGGGTCAAATTATTGTGGATGCTGGCGACATGTTGCAGCAGCTGACTAATGGTTTGCTCAAAAGCACGACTCACCGGGTTACAAATCCGACTGGGCTGCGGGAACGACGCTTTTCAATGCCGTTTTTTATCCACCCTCGTCCTGAAGTAGATTTGACGCCTCTACCTCAATGTGTTGCTGCCACCGGAGGTCAGGCAAAGTTCCCTCAGATCACGGCAGGTCAATATCTAGAAAAACGGTTACGGGAGATTGGCTTGGCTCCTCAGATCTAA
- the uvrB gene encoding excinuclease ABC subunit UvrB — protein MTSFKIQAPFEPTGDQPKAIKQLVGDLRQGHRFQTLLGATGTGKTFTIASTIAQVGRPALVLAHNKTLAAQLCNELREFFPENAVEYFISYYDYYQPEAYIPVTDTYIEKTASINDEIDMLRHSATRSLFERRDVIVVASISCIYGLGIPEEYLKASIPLRVGETVDQREILRNLANVQYERNDIDLTRGRFRVKGDVLEIGPAYEDRIIRVEFFGDEIDAIRYIDPVSGSTLQSVEGLNIYPARHFVTPEDRLQEACDAIEAELKEQLALLEKEGKLLEAQRLQQRTRYDLELLREVGFCNGVENYSRHLAGRVAGEPPECLVDYFPDDWLLIVDESHVTVPQIRGMYNGDQARKKVLIDHGFRLPSAADNRPLKSDEFWSKVKQCIFVSATPGDWEVGISEGRIAEQIIRPTGVVDPEIFVRPTEGQIDDLLGEVRERVDRQERVLITTLTKRMAEDLTEYFQERGVRVRYLHSEINSIERIEILQDLRDGKFDVLVGVNLLREGLDLPEVSLVAILDADKEGFLRATRSLIQTIGRAARHVRGQAIMYADNLTDSMIKTIEETERRRAIQLKYNEEHGITPQPIIRRAGNAILSFLEVSRRLSSQELETAYEQRDEIPLEDIPELIKQLEAQMKESSKNLEFEEAAKYRDRIKHLRDKLLGHRS, from the coding sequence ATGACCTCTTTCAAGATTCAGGCTCCCTTTGAACCTACGGGCGATCAGCCCAAGGCGATCAAGCAGTTGGTCGGCGACCTGCGCCAGGGTCATCGTTTCCAGACATTGCTGGGAGCGACAGGCACAGGCAAAACGTTTACGATCGCCAGCACGATTGCGCAGGTTGGACGCCCGGCGTTGGTGCTAGCTCATAACAAAACTTTGGCCGCTCAGCTGTGCAACGAGTTGCGGGAGTTCTTTCCAGAAAATGCGGTCGAATATTTCATTAGTTATTACGACTACTACCAACCCGAAGCTTACATCCCAGTCACCGATACCTACATCGAAAAAACAGCCTCGATCAACGACGAGATCGACATGTTGCGCCACTCGGCTACCCGTTCATTGTTTGAACGCCGAGATGTGATTGTTGTTGCCTCAATTAGCTGCATTTATGGTCTAGGGATTCCAGAAGAGTATCTCAAGGCATCGATTCCATTGCGCGTGGGTGAAACGGTAGATCAGCGCGAGATCCTACGCAACCTCGCCAATGTGCAGTATGAACGCAATGACATTGACCTCACAAGAGGACGTTTCCGAGTTAAAGGTGACGTGCTGGAAATTGGTCCAGCTTATGAAGATCGCATCATCCGGGTCGAATTCTTTGGTGATGAAATTGATGCAATTCGCTATATTGACCCAGTCAGCGGATCGACCTTGCAAAGTGTTGAGGGGCTGAACATTTACCCCGCTCGTCACTTTGTGACGCCTGAAGATCGCTTGCAGGAAGCCTGCGATGCCATTGAAGCTGAGCTGAAAGAACAGCTGGCCTTGTTAGAGAAAGAAGGCAAATTGCTTGAGGCTCAGCGTTTGCAGCAACGCACCCGTTATGACTTGGAGCTGTTGCGAGAAGTCGGTTTTTGCAATGGCGTTGAAAACTACTCTCGTCATTTGGCTGGACGGGTTGCAGGTGAACCACCGGAATGTTTAGTAGACTACTTCCCCGATGATTGGTTGCTAATCGTCGATGAATCTCACGTGACAGTGCCTCAAATTCGAGGCATGTATAACGGCGACCAAGCTCGCAAAAAAGTTCTAATCGACCACGGTTTTCGTTTGCCTAGTGCTGCTGATAACCGCCCGCTCAAATCCGATGAGTTCTGGTCAAAAGTCAAGCAGTGTATCTTTGTATCAGCCACACCCGGCGATTGGGAAGTTGGAATCTCAGAAGGGCGAATTGCTGAGCAAATTATTCGGCCTACTGGTGTAGTTGATCCAGAGATTTTTGTGCGTCCTACGGAAGGCCAAATTGATGATTTGCTAGGCGAAGTCAGAGAACGGGTTGATCGACAGGAGCGGGTGTTGATTACCACGCTGACAAAGCGGATGGCGGAAGACTTAACCGAATACTTCCAGGAGCGAGGGGTTCGGGTACGTTATTTGCACTCAGAAATCAATTCGATTGAGCGTATTGAGATTCTGCAAGATCTACGGGACGGAAAATTCGATGTGCTGGTTGGGGTCAACTTGCTGCGCGAAGGATTAGATCTGCCAGAAGTTTCTCTGGTGGCTATTTTAGATGCGGACAAGGAAGGCTTTCTACGAGCGACTCGTTCGCTCATTCAAACCATTGGGCGAGCGGCTCGTCATGTGCGTGGTCAGGCCATTATGTATGCCGATAACCTGACCGATAGCATGATCAAAACTATTGAAGAAACGGAGCGGCGTCGGGCGATTCAGCTCAAGTACAACGAAGAACACGGCATCACTCCCCAGCCAATTATCCGACGCGCTGGCAACGCAATTCTGTCCTTCTTAGAAGTGTCCCGTCGGCTCAGCAGCCAGGAGCTAGAGACGGCCTACGAGCAGCGTGATGAAATCCCATTAGAGGACATTCCGGAATTGATTAAGCAGTTGGAAGCGCAGATGAAAGAAAGTTCCAAGAACTTAGAGTTTGAAGAGGCCGCCAAATACCGCGACCGAATTAAGCACTTGCGCGATAAGCTCCTAGGACACCGGTCCTAG
- a CDS encoding DASH family cryptochrome: protein MTQKRIIIWYRNDLRLHDHEPMYVALKAQAQVIPIYCFDPRQFAQTSFGFAKTGPFRAQFLLESVADLRQSLQALGSDLVVRCALPEVAIPQLAQELGVQEVYAQEEVTSEEIAVDTALKAALEAIGAQLISFWGHTLYHPDNLPFNLYQLPEIFTQFRKRVENSATVDPTLPTPKQLLPLPKLEVGQIPQLSDFGLEPPLLDPRTVVQFRGGETQAQARLDYYFWKQDHLRVYKETRNGMLGGDYSSKFSPWLALGCLSPRYVYEHVKDYETQRITNDSTYWLIFELLWRDYFRFIAAKHGSRLFRASGLRGVSIAWKQDWERFALWQEGKTGFPLVDANMRELAATGFMSNRGRQNVASFLTKNLGIDWRMGAEWFESLLLDYDVCSNWANWNYTAGVGNDARGFRFFNILKQSKDYDPQGEYVKHWLPELATLPAAKVHEPWKLLPVEQKRFGVRLGVDYPNPIVDLFKSAQANEKIYNAAFSR from the coding sequence GTGACCCAAAAGCGAATTATTATCTGGTATCGCAACGATCTGCGGTTGCATGATCATGAGCCCATGTATGTAGCTCTTAAAGCTCAGGCTCAGGTCATTCCTATCTACTGCTTTGACCCTAGACAGTTCGCCCAAACTTCTTTTGGCTTCGCGAAAACTGGCCCGTTTCGAGCGCAATTTCTCTTGGAAAGCGTTGCTGACTTACGTCAGTCGCTTCAGGCTTTAGGTAGTGATCTCGTTGTGCGTTGTGCCTTACCTGAAGTTGCGATTCCCCAACTGGCTCAGGAATTAGGAGTTCAAGAGGTTTATGCTCAAGAGGAGGTCACCTCTGAAGAGATTGCAGTTGACACGGCGCTCAAAGCAGCACTGGAAGCGATTGGCGCTCAGTTGATTTCTTTTTGGGGACATACTCTCTATCATCCGGATAATTTACCTTTTAATCTCTATCAACTCCCGGAGATTTTTACCCAGTTTCGCAAGCGGGTGGAAAACTCTGCAACCGTTGATCCAACATTGCCAACCCCTAAGCAGCTACTGCCGTTACCCAAGCTTGAAGTTGGACAAATCCCTCAACTCTCGGACTTTGGTTTGGAACCCCCCTTGTTGGATCCAAGAACTGTAGTGCAGTTCAGAGGTGGAGAAACGCAGGCACAAGCGCGGTTGGATTACTATTTCTGGAAGCAGGATCATTTGCGGGTCTACAAGGAGACGCGAAATGGCATGTTAGGAGGCGATTACTCCTCTAAGTTTTCGCCCTGGTTAGCGTTGGGTTGCCTGAGTCCTCGTTATGTGTATGAACATGTCAAAGACTACGAGACACAGCGCATCACTAATGACTCAACCTACTGGCTAATTTTCGAATTGTTATGGCGAGATTATTTTCGCTTTATTGCTGCTAAGCATGGGTCTCGCCTGTTTCGGGCTTCTGGCTTGCGAGGCGTTTCTATTGCCTGGAAGCAAGATTGGGAGCGCTTTGCACTTTGGCAGGAGGGCAAGACTGGCTTTCCCCTAGTTGATGCCAACATGCGCGAATTAGCTGCCACTGGTTTTATGTCAAACCGAGGCCGTCAAAACGTTGCTAGCTTCCTAACCAAGAACCTGGGTATCGACTGGCGCATGGGTGCAGAATGGTTTGAGTCACTGCTGCTTGATTACGATGTTTGCAGCAATTGGGCCAATTGGAATTACACTGCTGGTGTGGGTAATGATGCCCGTGGTTTTCGCTTTTTTAACATCCTGAAGCAGTCTAAGGACTACGATCCACAGGGTGAATATGTGAAGCATTGGTTACCAGAGCTAGCTACTTTACCTGCAGCTAAAGTCCACGAGCCCTGGAAACTCTTACCAGTGGAGCAGAAGCGCTTCGGTGTGAGATTAGGGGTTGACTATCCCAATCCAATTGTTGATTTGTTCAAATCGGCTCAAGCCAACGAAAAGATCTACAATGCCGCTTTCTCAAGATGA
- a CDS encoding response regulator, producing MSSDNRTILLVEDDINDVLLIQRAFRKASLTLPQVVNNGQSALDYLMGAAEYGDRERHPLPVLILLDLKLPRLSGLEVLEWLRQQTPLRRLPVVVLTSSQENTDLQRAYDLGVNSYLLKPVGFESLLETVKALNIYWLTLNRQPDLD from the coding sequence ATGAGCTCTGACAATCGCACCATTCTATTGGTGGAGGACGATATTAATGACGTCCTTCTCATCCAACGGGCTTTTCGCAAGGCTAGTCTTACCCTCCCTCAAGTGGTCAATAACGGTCAGTCTGCTCTGGACTACCTGATGGGAGCAGCGGAGTATGGTGATCGGGAACGTCACCCCCTGCCAGTGTTAATCCTGCTGGATTTGAAATTGCCCCGTTTGTCAGGTTTAGAAGTCCTAGAATGGCTGCGGCAGCAAACGCCCTTGAGGCGTTTGCCGGTTGTCGTGCTGACTTCTTCGCAGGAGAACACTGACCTTCAACGTGCCTATGATCTAGGCGTTAACTCTTACTTACTCAAACCAGTCGGATTCGAGTCTCTGCTAGAAACTGTGAAGGCGCTCAACATATACTGGCTCACGCTCAACCGGCAACCAGACCTGGACTAA